In Methanofollis sp., the genomic window ACTGGTGCTTGCTGAGATGGGGCATGACGTCACCGGCATCGATCTTTCGAAGGGAATGATGCAGGTCGGAGAGGAGAAGGCGGCGAAGCAGAACCTTTCGATGGCATTTCAGGTCGGCGATGCGGAAGATCCCCCATTCGAACCCGGAAGTTTCGACGTCGTCGTGAACAGGCACCTGCTCTGGACGCTCCCCCACCCCGACACCGCACTTGCGAACTGGTACCGGGTGCTGAAACCCGGCGGCATGGTGATGGTCGTCGACGGCGTCTGGGACGACGGGCGATTCGGGACGCGGGTGAAGCGCCGGATCAGCGACACCCTTGCCGGTCTCCTGGACCCGCACCCGCACGGGGAGAAGGGATATGATCCCGGCGTCAGGGAGGTGCTCCCCAACCGCGGTGGCGTGCCTGAAGACGCGGCGAGGCGGTACCTTGCCGATGCGGGCTTCACCCGGATTGCCGCACTGAACCTCATGAACATTCGGGAAAATCAGCGGAGACGTCTTCCCTGGTATCGGAAGATCGTCGCCAGCACGTCATATTACCTGATCTCCGGCAGAAAAGTCGAGTAGATCGTACATTCTGGATCTGGGAGATATGCACCATTATATCATCAAACGGATAGGCTATCTTCTGCTTACGCTGGTCATTGCCTCCATGTTCACGTTCGTCGTGGTGAACGCAATTCCCGGCGAACCCGCCGAGATCCTGACCAAACATATTTTTGTCGGCCTTGAAGAGGCGGCTCCTCCCGAGATGGTGGCGGAGATCTCGGAACGCTACGATCTGAACAGGCCCCTGATGGAACAGTACCTTGCATGGGTGGGCGGAATGCTCCACGGCGACCTCGGGTATTCGTTCCTCTTCAACAAACCGGTGACCAGGTTGCTGAAGAACGCCCTCCCCCCGACGCTGATGCTGGCGGCAGCGGCGGTTGCCCTATCCCTCCTCATCGGGTTGCCGCTCGGCATCTGTTCGGCCCTTCGCCAGGGCAGGATCTCGGACTGGATCATCCGCCTGGCCTCGATCTTCTCCGTCTCCATGCCTTCCTTCTGGGTCGCGGTGATGCTGATCCTGGTCTTCAGCATCTGGCTGGATATAACCCCTGTTGCAGGATACGGCGGGATAGAATTCCTGGTCCTGCCGGCATTCGCCCTGGCGATTCACTCGGCGGCGTCGATCACCAGGATCATGCGCACGAGTCTGCTCGAGACCATGGAGAAACCGTTCATCACCTTTGCCCGGGCGAAAGGACTGCCCACGCGGCGGGTCATCGCCGACCACGCCTTCAGAAATGCCCTGCTCCCTGTTCTGACGGTCGTCGGGATGTCGTTTGGCTCCCTGCTTGCCGGAACGGTGGTGATCGAGACCATTTTTTCCTGGCCCGGACTCGGGAGTCTGCTGCTCAAGGCGATATCGGCACGGGACGCCGTCCTGATCGAGAGCACGATCATGGTGATCGTCTTCATGTTCCTCATCGTGAACTTCGTCATCGACCTGCTGTACCATGTCATCGACCCGAGGATTACCTATGAGTGAAGGGTATGCGACGAAAGAAGAGCGGCGCGGGCCCGCCCGGATTCGTGATGCGGAGTGGTACGGCCGCTTCATGCAGCACCCGCATCTTGTTGCGGCGTTCTGCCTGATCGGTCTCTTCCTCCTGCTGGCCATATGTGCGCCGTTCATCGCACCGCAGGATCCGAACGCCCAGAACCTGTACAACAAAAATCAGGGGCCGTCCGCGGACCATCTCTTCGGCACCGACTACCTGGGACGGGATCTCTTCAGCAGAACGCTCTGCGGTCTGCAGACTTCCCTCTCTATCGCACTTGCCACCATTGCCCTCACCTTTGTGATCGGGACCGGGGTCGGGTGCTACTCGGCATACAGCGGCGGATGGGTGGACGACGTGGTCGCACGGGTGATAGATGTATTTCTGGCGTTTCCGACGATCATCCTGGCGCTTGCGTTGATCACCCTGATAGGGCCGGGTGTCCTGAATATGGTGCTGATGCTGGTGGTGGTGCAATGGGCGTCTTTTGCCCGCCTGATGCGCGGACAGGTGCTCTCTGAGAAGAATCAGGACTATGTCCTCTCGGCACGGGCGGCCGGTCTGCCGGGGTGGTGGATCGTCACCCGTCATATCATACCCAACGCGATCATGCCGGTCGTGATTCTGGCGACGATGGATATCGGCCATACGATCCTGACGATCTCGACGCTGAGTTTCCTCGGCCTCGGCATACCGCCGTCGGTGCCCGAGTGGGGTTCGATGATCAATGCGGGGCTGAACTGTATGCGGGTTGCACCCCTGAACGTGGTTGTGCCGGGACTTGCGATCACAGCGGTGACGCTGGTCTTTAATGTGGCCGGAGAAGGGTTGCGCGATGTAACGACAGATCAGGGGCCTGAGAGCGGGGCGACATTATGAGCGCGGTCCTCGAGGTCAGTGACCTGAACGTGACGTTTCGGACGAGGTACGGCGGGATACGGGCGTCGCAGGGGATCACGTTCTCCGTACAGAGCGACGAGATCTGTGTCCTCGTCGGAGAGACGGGTTCGGGAAAGTCGGTGATCGGTCAGGCCGTCCTCCACCTTCTTCCTCCCTCTGCACAGGTGAGCGGGAGTGTCCGTTATCTCGGGCAGGAGATGCTCGGTATGGGGGAAGACGCGTTTTGTGCATACCGGGGACGCGAGATTTCCCTGATCCCCCAGAACCCGTCAGGGTCTCTCGACCCCCTGATGAGAAACGGGGTGCAGGTCGCGGAGGTGATGACGGGGCCGGAGAGCGGACGGGACGCAGAGGTGAGGCGGATACTTTCTGGTCTGCGGTTCG contains:
- a CDS encoding class I SAM-dependent methyltransferase — translated: MDDATIKSKIGRTWDDEAGYYDTHVSHGIQTDEEKGLWKAAFSSVLPGDRDLRVLDVGCGTGAMGLVLAEMGHDVTGIDLSKGMMQVGEEKAAKQNLSMAFQVGDAEDPPFEPGSFDVVVNRHLLWTLPHPDTALANWYRVLKPGGMVMVVDGVWDDGRFGTRVKRRISDTLAGLLDPHPHGEKGYDPGVREVLPNRGGVPEDAARRYLADAGFTRIAALNLMNIRENQRRRLPWYRKIVASTSYYLISGRKVE
- a CDS encoding ABC transporter permease, which gives rise to MHHYIIKRIGYLLLTLVIASMFTFVVVNAIPGEPAEILTKHIFVGLEEAAPPEMVAEISERYDLNRPLMEQYLAWVGGMLHGDLGYSFLFNKPVTRLLKNALPPTLMLAAAAVALSLLIGLPLGICSALRQGRISDWIIRLASIFSVSMPSFWVAVMLILVFSIWLDITPVAGYGGIEFLVLPAFALAIHSAASITRIMRTSLLETMEKPFITFARAKGLPTRRVIADHAFRNALLPVLTVVGMSFGSLLAGTVVIETIFSWPGLGSLLLKAISARDAVLIESTIMVIVFMFLIVNFVIDLLYHVIDPRITYE
- a CDS encoding ABC transporter permease, which gives rise to MSEGYATKEERRGPARIRDAEWYGRFMQHPHLVAAFCLIGLFLLLAICAPFIAPQDPNAQNLYNKNQGPSADHLFGTDYLGRDLFSRTLCGLQTSLSIALATIALTFVIGTGVGCYSAYSGGWVDDVVARVIDVFLAFPTIILALALITLIGPGVLNMVLMLVVVQWASFARLMRGQVLSEKNQDYVLSARAAGLPGWWIVTRHIIPNAIMPVVILATMDIGHTILTISTLSFLGLGIPPSVPEWGSMINAGLNCMRVAPLNVVVPGLAITAVTLVFNVAGEGLRDVTTDQGPESGATL